In Geminocystis sp. NIES-3709, a single genomic region encodes these proteins:
- a CDS encoding MFS transporter: MNNFESKLDESKLTKPMWFLWLLSAGLIALDGFDFFIIGIALPFLEKDFNLTTTQIGSIAVSAIIGSLIGSLTLGGITDKIGRQKMLLIDVLIFIISSAGTALAWNAFSLIFFRFLVGVGIGADYPISVAYITENVPSRLRGRMVIGAFTFQAVGALFGALTGIIIINIFTQIFPNSLDILIKYGWRAMLGIGLLLAIFVGFLRLQFLLESPLYYIAKGDYKNAELAARELLETDIIVNSESDPQPEETNLNYSSLFSPKYIKNTLLASIPWFLQDIATYGIGIFTPTIIAILAFNNQDNFIIRQIRSAQGSAIVDLFLIIGFLVAVLLVDKVGRIPLQIIGFIGMALGLILLGIAGDPNINQHPNFILVFSGFLVFNLLMNAGPNSTTFLLSGEIFPTSIRATGAGLAAAIAKSGAVLGTFLLPILREDLGVSNLLYILAFSCLLAGILTYFLRIETKGKTLEI; this comes from the coding sequence ATGAACAACTTTGAATCTAAATTAGATGAATCTAAATTGACAAAACCAATGTGGTTTTTATGGCTATTATCTGCCGGTTTAATTGCCTTAGATGGATTTGATTTTTTTATTATCGGAATTGCTTTACCTTTTCTCGAAAAAGACTTTAACCTTACAACTACTCAAATAGGCTCGATCGCTGTTTCTGCTATTATTGGATCTTTAATTGGATCACTCACATTAGGAGGAATTACCGATAAAATTGGCCGACAAAAAATGTTATTAATTGATGTCTTGATTTTTATTATTTCTAGTGCTGGAACTGCTTTAGCTTGGAATGCTTTTTCTTTAATTTTTTTCCGTTTCTTAGTAGGAGTTGGTATTGGTGCTGATTATCCCATTAGTGTGGCTTATATTACTGAAAATGTGCCTTCTCGTTTAAGAGGAAGAATGGTTATTGGTGCATTTACTTTTCAAGCAGTGGGAGCTTTATTTGGTGCTTTAACAGGTATTATTATTATCAATATTTTTACTCAAATTTTTCCTAATTCTCTTGATATTTTGATTAAATATGGATGGAGAGCAATGTTAGGTATTGGTTTATTATTAGCTATTTTTGTCGGGTTTTTACGGCTACAATTTCTTTTAGAAAGTCCTCTATATTATATTGCTAAAGGAGATTATAAAAATGCTGAATTAGCCGCTAGAGAATTATTAGAAACGGATATTATTGTTAACTCAGAAAGTGATCCTCAACCTGAAGAAACTAATCTTAATTATAGTTCTTTATTTTCACCAAAATATATTAAAAATACTTTATTAGCATCTATTCCTTGGTTTTTACAAGATATTGCTACCTATGGTATTGGTATTTTTACTCCCACAATTATTGCGATTTTAGCTTTTAATAATCAGGATAATTTTATTATTCGTCAAATACGATCGGCTCAGGGTTCAGCTATAGTAGATTTGTTTTTGATAATAGGCTTTTTAGTAGCAGTTTTATTAGTTGATAAAGTAGGTAGAATTCCCTTACAAATTATTGGTTTTATTGGTATGGCTTTAGGATTAATACTATTAGGAATAGCAGGAGATCCTAATATTAATCAACATCCTAATTTTATCCTAGTTTTTAGTGGTTTTTTAGTGTTTAATTTATTGATGAATGCAGGACCTAATTCTACAACTTTTTTACTTTCTGGAGAGATTTTTCCCACTTCTATTAGAGCTACTGGTGCAGGATTAGCGGCAGCGATCGCAAAAAGTGGAGCAGTATTGGGAACTTTTTTATTACCTATTTTAAGAGAAGATTTAGGAGTATCTAATTTACTATATATTTTAGCCTTCAGTTGTTTATTAGCTGGAATTTTGACTTATTTTTTGAGAATTGAAACTAAGGGAAAAACTTTAGAAATTTAG
- the trmFO gene encoding FADH(2)-oxidizing methylenetetrahydrofolate--tRNA-(uracil(54)-C(5))-methyltransferase TrmFO has translation MNHNSITVIGGGLAGTEATWQIAKAGILVTLYEMRPIVKSPAHHSEELAELVCSNSFGADAVDRAAGLLHQELRQLGSIVIQTADNHKVPAGGALAVDRGVFSQELTQTLVNHPLITLKREEIKTIPSNGIVVLATGPLTSPPLAQELQNLTGMDYLNFFDAASPIIVGESIDKDIAFLASRYDKGEAAYLNCPMNKEQYLHFWQEVRQAEQAELKDFERENATFFEACLPIEELARRGEDTMRYGPLKPIGLFDARLGDFKENKDKRPYAVVQLRQEDKAGQLWNMVGFQTNLRWGEQQRVFRMIPGLEKAEFVRMGVMHQNTFLNAPQLLKSTLQFKYRETLLGAGQIIGTEGYTAAAAGGWLAGTNAVRVAQNKPPLTLPNVTMMGALFEFISSADAKHFQPMPPNFGIIPTFPQKIRNKRERYQAYANRSIDALNSLTMNI, from the coding sequence ATGAATCATAATTCTATAACGGTTATTGGAGGAGGATTAGCAGGTACAGAAGCCACATGGCAAATTGCCAAAGCAGGTATTCTCGTTACTTTATATGAAATGCGCCCCATTGTTAAAAGTCCAGCCCACCATAGCGAAGAATTAGCAGAATTAGTTTGTAGTAACTCTTTTGGTGCAGATGCCGTCGATCGAGCGGCTGGTTTACTACATCAAGAACTACGTCAATTAGGCTCTATTGTAATACAAACTGCTGATAACCACAAAGTACCCGCAGGAGGAGCGTTAGCTGTCGATCGAGGTGTTTTTAGTCAAGAACTAACTCAAACCCTTGTAAATCATCCTTTAATTACTCTTAAACGAGAAGAAATTAAGACCATACCATCCAACGGAATTGTAGTATTAGCGACAGGCCCTCTCACTAGTCCTCCCCTCGCCCAAGAATTACAGAATTTGACAGGGATGGATTACCTTAACTTTTTTGATGCGGCAAGTCCTATCATAGTAGGAGAGTCCATCGATAAAGATATTGCTTTCCTTGCATCCCGTTACGACAAAGGAGAAGCTGCCTATTTGAATTGCCCCATGAATAAAGAGCAGTATTTGCATTTTTGGCAAGAAGTACGCCAAGCTGAACAGGCGGAATTGAAAGACTTTGAACGAGAAAATGCTACATTTTTTGAAGCCTGTTTGCCCATAGAAGAATTAGCTAGACGAGGAGAAGATACCATGAGATATGGGCCTTTGAAACCAATTGGATTATTTGATGCTCGTTTGGGAGACTTCAAAGAAAATAAAGATAAGCGTCCTTATGCCGTAGTACAACTGCGTCAAGAAGATAAAGCAGGACAATTATGGAATATGGTAGGCTTTCAAACAAATTTACGATGGGGAGAGCAACAACGGGTATTTCGCATGATTCCGGGATTAGAAAAAGCAGAGTTTGTGCGTATGGGAGTAATGCACCAAAATACTTTTTTAAATGCACCTCAACTATTAAAAAGTACTTTACAGTTTAAATATCGAGAGACTCTCCTTGGGGCAGGGCAAATTATCGGTACAGAAGGTTATACAGCCGCCGCCGCCGGAGGTTGGTTAGCTGGTACAAATGCGGTAAGGGTGGCACAGAATAAACCTCCTTTAACTCTCCCCAACGTTACCATGATGGGTGCTTTATTTGAATTTATCAGTAGTGCCGATGCTAAACATTTTCAACCTATGCCTCCTAATTTCGGTATTATTCCCACTTTTCCTCAAAAAATACGCAATAAACGAGAACGTTATCAAGCATACGCTAATAGATCGATCGATGCGCTTAATTCCTTGACGATGAATATATAG
- a CDS encoding glutamyl-tRNA reductase: MNIIVVGLSHKTAAVEVREKLSIPEAKIEESIKHLLSYPHIEEVGIISTCNRLEIYAVVKETEQGVKEITQFLAEIGHLSLHHLRRHLFILLHQDAIRHLMRVSAGLESLVLGEGQILAQVKNTHKLATKYQGMGRLLDRLFKQAISAGKRVRTETNIGTGAVSISSAAVELVDTKVDDLSSQKVSIIGAGKMSRLLVQHLASKGADNIAIVNRSTSRSQELAKQFPQVSLQLHPLEDMMTVVRESDIVFTSTGSMVPILDKNNLSNIEASRSIMLVDISVPRNVSSDVAELDFIISYNVDDLKAVVAQNHASRREMAREAEILLEEEIEAFELWWQSLETVPTISCLRSKIEEIREQELEKALSRLGSEFAEKHQEVIEALTRGIVNKILHDPMVQLRAQQDIEARRKALQTLQTLFNLEISEQFG, translated from the coding sequence ATGAATATTATTGTAGTCGGACTTTCCCATAAAACCGCCGCCGTTGAAGTACGAGAAAAATTGAGTATTCCTGAAGCCAAAATCGAAGAATCGATAAAGCATCTTCTTAGTTACCCTCATATCGAAGAAGTTGGTATTATCAGTACTTGCAACAGGCTTGAAATTTATGCTGTGGTAAAAGAAACGGAACAAGGAGTTAAAGAAATTACTCAATTTTTAGCAGAAATAGGACATCTGTCTTTACACCATTTAAGACGACATCTATTTATTTTATTACATCAAGATGCAATTCGTCACTTAATGCGAGTTTCTGCGGGATTAGAAAGCCTTGTATTAGGGGAAGGGCAAATTTTAGCCCAAGTCAAAAATACCCATAAATTAGCTACAAAATATCAAGGTATGGGACGACTACTCGATCGACTTTTCAAACAAGCCATTAGCGCTGGAAAAAGGGTGCGTACAGAAACAAATATAGGTACTGGTGCTGTTTCTATTAGTTCGGCGGCGGTGGAATTAGTGGATACCAAAGTAGATGACTTATCCTCTCAAAAAGTGTCAATTATTGGTGCGGGAAAAATGTCTCGGTTATTAGTGCAACATCTTGCCTCAAAAGGGGCTGATAATATTGCTATTGTAAATCGTTCTACCAGTCGATCGCAAGAACTCGCCAAACAGTTTCCCCAAGTTAGCTTACAGCTTCATCCCCTCGAAGATATGATGACAGTGGTGAGGGAATCAGATATAGTGTTTACTAGCACTGGTTCAATGGTGCCTATTCTTGATAAAAATAATCTCTCCAATATAGAAGCATCTCGATCGATCATGTTAGTGGATATTTCTGTCCCTCGCAATGTTTCCAGTGATGTGGCAGAATTAGATTTTATAATTTCCTATAATGTTGATGATTTGAAAGCGGTAGTTGCTCAAAATCACGCTAGTCGTCGAGAAATGGCAAGAGAAGCAGAGATATTATTGGAAGAAGAAATCGAGGCTTTTGAGTTGTGGTGGCAATCCTTAGAAACCGTGCCAACTATTAGCTGTTTACGCAGTAAAATTGAAGAAATTCGAGAACAAGAATTAGAAAAAGCCTTATCCCGATTAGGTTCAGAATTTGCCGAAAAACATCAAGAAGTAATAGAAGCCTTAACCAGAGGTATTGTTAACAAAATTCTACATGATCCTATGGTACAGTTACGAGCTCAACAGGATATTGAAGCTCGGCGCAAGGCTTTACAGACTTTACAAACTTTATTTAACCTTGAAATTAGCGAACAGTTTGGTTAA
- a CDS encoding phycobilisome linker polypeptide yields the protein MSLQQSANLGISLFEEASIVERKPHDSDERISQIINAVYRQVVGNSYIMSNERVTNAESRFRNGQLTVREFVRAIANSDLYRQRFFETCPRYRFTELNFKHFLGRTPENQDEMRYHSDILDTLGYEADINAYIDSDEYTEAYGDNIVPYYRGYKTANNRTMVEFTHMFAMLRGAASSDVGKSLQSPVIHKSVLTQTPLSVIPPSGGSTGGGWAFQETPLTSATRQGVGADEDGAIYRVEVTGYRAKVYNAFPKYRRPNKVYMVPFSKLFELYQTLHKQGASIASVTPVN from the coding sequence ATGTCTTTACAACAAAGCGCAAATTTGGGTATCAGTTTATTTGAAGAAGCATCCATTGTAGAAAGAAAACCCCATGATTCTGACGAAAGAATTTCTCAGATTATCAATGCCGTTTATCGTCAAGTAGTCGGAAATTCTTATATCATGAGTAACGAAAGAGTTACAAATGCAGAATCTCGTTTCCGTAATGGACAGTTAACCGTCAGAGAATTTGTTCGTGCGATCGCAAATTCCGATTTATACCGTCAACGTTTCTTTGAAACTTGTCCTCGTTATCGTTTTACTGAACTCAATTTTAAACACTTTTTAGGACGTACTCCTGAAAATCAAGATGAAATGAGATACCATAGCGATATTTTAGACACTCTCGGTTACGAAGCTGATATTAACGCTTATATTGATAGTGACGAATATACCGAAGCATACGGAGATAATATTGTTCCTTACTATCGTGGTTATAAAACTGCCAACAATCGTACAATGGTAGAGTTTACCCATATGTTTGCAATGCTTCGTGGTGCAGCTAGTAGTGATGTAGGTAAATCTTTACAATCTCCTGTAATTCATAAAAGCGTGTTAACTCAAACCCCCTTATCAGTAATTCCTCCTTCTGGTGGTTCGACTGGTGGTGGTTGGGCTTTCCAAGAAACTCCTTTAACTTCTGCTACCCGTCAGGGTGTAGGTGCTGATGAAGATGGTGCTATTTACCGAGTAGAAGTAACGGGCTACCGCGCAAAAGTTTATAATGCTTTTCCTAAATATCGCCGTCCTAACAAAGTTTATATGGTTCCTTTTAGTAAATTATTTGAACTTTATCAAACTTTACACAAACAAGGTGCAAGTATTGCTAGTGTAACTCCTGTTAATTAA
- a CDS encoding CoB--CoM heterodisulfide reductase iron-sulfur subunit B family protein, whose product MLRYAYFPGCVSQGACKELHTATMAISSALDIELIELKKASCCGSGTYKEDSQLLEDTVNARNIALAESLNLPLLTHCSTCQGVIGHVDERLKEAQQDNPDYLSKVNSFLEKENCSPYQGTTVVKHILWALVGDYGLEALKAKVIKPLTGLKCASFYGCYLLRAQKNLPFDNPFNPQSLESVFTALGATPVYYEGRIKCCGWPLSSYATKQSFQMAGNNLLDAINQGADCIVTPCPLCHLNLDSRQPEVAKIINQKLDIPILHLPQLVGLALGIKPEELGINHHIVSTKKIINIINKNRYNPD is encoded by the coding sequence ATGCTTCGTTATGCTTATTTTCCGGGATGTGTTTCTCAAGGTGCGTGTAAAGAGTTACATACTGCTACTATGGCTATTAGTAGCGCTTTAGACATTGAATTAATCGAGTTGAAGAAAGCCTCTTGCTGTGGTTCTGGAACTTACAAAGAAGATTCTCAATTATTAGAAGATACCGTAAATGCTCGTAATATTGCCTTAGCAGAATCTCTTAATTTACCTTTATTAACCCACTGTAGCACTTGTCAAGGGGTAATTGGTCATGTGGATGAAAGACTAAAAGAGGCACAACAAGATAATCCTGATTATTTGAGTAAGGTTAATAGTTTTTTAGAAAAAGAAAATTGCTCTCCTTATCAGGGTACAACGGTAGTAAAACATATTTTATGGGCTTTAGTGGGGGATTATGGTTTAGAAGCATTGAAAGCCAAGGTGATTAAACCATTAACAGGATTGAAATGTGCTTCTTTTTATGGTTGTTATTTGTTACGCGCTCAAAAAAATCTCCCTTTTGATAATCCTTTCAATCCTCAATCTTTGGAAAGTGTTTTTACTGCATTAGGAGCAACTCCCGTTTATTATGAAGGTAGAATCAAATGTTGTGGTTGGCCTTTGTCCAGTTACGCTACAAAACAATCTTTTCAGATGGCAGGTAATAATTTATTGGATGCGATAAATCAAGGTGCAGATTGTATTGTTACACCTTGCCCTCTTTGTCATCTTAATTTAGATTCTCGTCAACCAGAAGTTGCTAAAATAATAAATCAAAAATTAGATATTCCTATTTTACATTTACCTCAATTAGTGGGTTTAGCATTAGGTATTAAACCCGAAGAATTAGGGATAAATCATCATATTGTTTCAACTAAAAAAATTATTAATATCATTAATAAAAACCGATATAATCCAGACTAA
- the sixA gene encoding phosphohistidine phosphatase SixA, with amino-acid sequence MIIYFIRHGIAELRSIEKDDSHRILTSKGITKTQKVAQKLSYLDIKFDVIITSPYTRAKETAILLKQAKLSSEIIEHSALTPDGNILELINWLQNSDYRENSCLALVGHQPDLGNWVELLVFGEIKGKLIVKKSGIIGVELWDLSNPIGNSELFLLAGPKWISN; translated from the coding sequence ATGATTATATATTTTATCCGTCACGGTATCGCAGAATTGAGATCGATCGAAAAAGATGATTCCCATAGAATTTTAACCTCTAAAGGGATAACTAAAACTCAAAAAGTAGCTCAAAAATTATCTTATTTAGACATAAAATTTGATGTTATTATAACAAGTCCTTATACTAGAGCAAAAGAAACAGCAATTCTTCTTAAACAGGCAAAATTAAGTAGTGAAATTATAGAACATTCTGCTTTAACTCCCGATGGTAATATTTTAGAGTTGATTAACTGGTTACAAAATTCTGATTATCGAGAAAATAGTTGTTTGGCTTTGGTAGGGCATCAACCAGATTTGGGAAATTGGGTTGAATTATTAGTTTTCGGAGAAATTAAAGGAAAATTAATAGTAAAAAAAAGTGGTATTATCGGTGTTGAATTATGGGATTTATCTAACCCTATTGGTAACAGTGAATTATTTTTATTAGCAGGTCCAAAATGGATAAGTAATTGA
- a CDS encoding LptF/LptG family permease, with translation MRTFKLSIMDVYLVRELMSPFFFGVALFSALGVAIATLSDLSYKIVNSNLPLISAIEIFCLKIPEYIAYALPISLLLTTLITYSRLSNDNELIALRSTGVSLFRLIIPALIFSLLITFLTFVFNELIVPNANYKVTTILVDKLNEQRKFLLRQDIFYPEYIQVQEENGRATKQLKTLFYAQAFDGENMKSVTILDTEKKTLNKVIISEKGRWNSRSQVWDLFNGVIYNIKETPLAGKEYFFRQTQISLSKTPLELASKSRDPYEMNIAQSQEYIRLLRLLGDEKTVLMFQVRTAQKIAFPFVCIIFALVGSSLGSRPNSASKATGFGICVAIVFGYYFIGFMIGSLGLIGVISPFMAAWIPNILGFSIGIYLLFKPNFA, from the coding sequence ATGCGCACTTTTAAACTATCAATAATGGATGTTTATTTGGTAAGAGAGTTGATGAGTCCCTTTTTCTTTGGTGTAGCACTTTTTTCTGCTCTAGGTGTTGCGATCGCAACCTTATCTGATTTAAGTTATAAAATTGTTAACTCCAACTTACCATTAATCTCTGCCATCGAAATATTTTGCTTAAAAATACCTGAATATATAGCCTATGCTTTACCCATATCACTTTTATTAACCACTTTAATCACCTATAGTCGTTTAAGTAACGATAACGAATTAATTGCCTTGAGAAGTACAGGAGTTAGCCTTTTTCGACTAATTATTCCAGCCTTAATTTTCAGCTTATTAATTACTTTTTTAACCTTTGTTTTTAACGAATTAATTGTTCCAAATGCTAACTATAAAGTTACCACTATTTTAGTGGATAAACTTAATGAACAAAGAAAATTTTTATTGAGACAAGATATTTTTTATCCTGAATATATTCAAGTTCAAGAAGAAAATGGAAGAGCAACAAAACAACTAAAAACATTATTTTATGCCCAAGCATTTGACGGAGAAAACATGAAATCTGTGACTATTTTAGACACAGAAAAAAAGACATTAAATAAAGTAATAATATCAGAAAAAGGACGCTGGAATAGCAGATCTCAAGTGTGGGATTTATTTAATGGAGTAATCTACAATATCAAAGAAACTCCCTTAGCAGGGAAAGAATATTTTTTTAGACAAACGCAAATTTCTTTATCCAAAACTCCCTTAGAATTAGCTTCTAAAAGTCGAGATCCTTACGAAATGAATATTGCACAATCTCAAGAATATATTAGATTATTAAGATTATTAGGAGATGAAAAAACTGTTTTAATGTTTCAAGTCAGGACTGCTCAAAAAATTGCTTTTCCTTTTGTTTGTATTATATTTGCTTTAGTTGGATCTTCTTTAGGTTCTCGTCCAAATAGTGCCAGTAAAGCCACTGGTTTTGGTATCTGTGTAGCCATTGTTTTTGGTTACTATTTTATCGGTTTTATGATTGGTAGTTTAGGATTAATTGGTGTTATTTCTCCTTTCATGGCAGCTTGGATACCGAATATTTTAGGTTTTTCGATCGGCATTTATTTACTATTTAAACCTAATTTTGCTTAA
- a CDS encoding glycosyltransferase family 39 protein has protein sequence MIKTKNSSILSYPITVILVVGLIIRAIIALYLQPGYDEAYYYLYTQNLDWSYFDHPFLVSLTTGLGVWLTGEVNQFTIRFGTLIITTGSLYFLYLIGKNLFNHESGLMTLLIASSIPIFTVAFGVLTLPDVPLIFFLTLTLLFASYEFFPFQNKITYKPSYRLILIGFCLGLACLSKYHGFIFALGLVGFCIFNYPYRRVFSSPWLILSFLVFIITLFPLLYWNWQNDWASFGFQLSTRFDSPASSTITINPFNTIVVALVSIGYLFPSFGFPLWWIGGVTFWEEITVKFNFRYRLILWVCLPLIIGFTLLGAVTQILPTWAMPGFWFLTLILGNYCTKWAKEYPKLIKRWFFFSFLIINTIIFVMLSHFSMGLFQKPNQNAFFSGLIAPQNDPSTELIDIIQLRSNFKNSSEFSQALQQADFIFTNQYYLGGYIGMAIAPLTEIPVTCFSDDSRGFNYWYPLENLKRKRGLYITTQRFAKKELEQKYRQYFQQWKKITEIPLFRSGEITEVFYIYEGINLITIPDFRQEKIN, from the coding sequence ATGATCAAAACGAAAAACTCGTCAATCTTATCCTATCCGATAACTGTAATTCTGGTAGTTGGTTTAATCATTAGAGCCATTATTGCCCTATATTTACAACCAGGATATGATGAGGCTTATTATTATCTCTACACGCAAAATTTAGACTGGAGTTATTTTGATCATCCTTTCCTAGTATCTTTAACCACCGGTTTGGGAGTATGGTTAACAGGAGAAGTTAATCAATTTACCATTCGTTTTGGTACACTAATTATCACGACAGGTAGTTTATATTTTCTTTACTTAATAGGAAAAAACCTATTTAATCACGAAAGTGGGTTAATGACATTACTCATAGCGTCTTCAATTCCCATTTTTACAGTCGCATTTGGGGTTTTAACGTTACCTGATGTTCCCTTAATTTTTTTTCTAACATTAACACTATTATTTGCATCTTATGAGTTTTTTCCTTTTCAAAATAAAATTACCTATAAACCTAGTTATCGTCTTATTTTAATAGGTTTTTGTTTGGGATTAGCTTGTTTAAGTAAATATCATGGGTTTATTTTTGCTTTAGGTTTAGTCGGATTTTGTATTTTTAATTATCCCTATAGGCGAGTTTTTTCTTCTCCTTGGTTAATTTTAAGTTTTCTAGTATTTATTATTACTTTATTTCCTCTTTTATATTGGAATTGGCAAAATGATTGGGCATCTTTTGGTTTTCAACTTTCGACTCGTTTTGATTCCCCCGCTTCATCTACTATCACCATTAATCCTTTTAATACAATTGTAGTTGCCTTAGTTAGTATTGGTTATTTATTTCCTAGTTTTGGTTTTCCTCTGTGGTGGATTGGGGGGGTTACTTTTTGGGAAGAAATTACTGTTAAATTTAATTTTCGTTATCGATTAATTTTATGGGTTTGTTTACCTTTAATTATTGGTTTTACTCTTTTAGGGGCTGTGACACAAATTCTGCCTACTTGGGCAATGCCCGGTTTTTGGTTTTTAACTCTGATTTTAGGTAATTATTGCACTAAATGGGCTAAAGAATATCCCAAACTAATTAAACGTTGGTTTTTCTTTTCTTTTCTAATTATTAATACTATTATTTTTGTGATGTTATCTCATTTTAGTATGGGGTTATTTCAAAAACCGAATCAAAATGCTTTCTTTTCTGGTTTAATTGCACCACAAAATGATCCTTCTACGGAATTAATCGATATTATACAATTACGATCAAACTTTAAAAACTCCTCAGAATTTTCCCAAGCCTTACAACAAGCAGATTTTATTTTTACCAATCAATATTATCTCGGAGGTTACATTGGTATGGCGATCGCACCTTTAACAGAAATTCCTGTAACTTGTTTTAGTGATGATAGTCGTGGATTTAACTATTGGTATCCCCTGGAAAATCTTAAAAGAAAACGGGGATTATATATTACAACGCAACGATTTGCAAAAAAAGAATTAGAACAAAAGTACCGTCAATATTTTCAACAGTGGAAAAAAATAACTGAAATTCCTTTATTTCGATCAGGAGAAATAACAGAGGTATTCTATATTTATGAAGGAATAAATTTAATCACTATCCCCGATTTCAGACAAGAAAAAATTAACTAA
- a CDS encoding AbrB family transcriptional regulator: protein MANKKQQPLTGKELLKTVKKLGNVSREVKAIECGYYTLTDNDQKRVSMVKFLNALIEAEGINLDNETTVDSKKRGRSANFRINVQSNGNLSIGKAYTDKMGLKPGDEFEVVLGRKNIHLRQLSD, encoded by the coding sequence ATGGCAAACAAAAAGCAACAACCTCTTACAGGAAAAGAATTACTCAAAACTGTAAAAAAATTGGGTAATGTTTCACGAGAAGTAAAAGCGATTGAGTGTGGTTATTATACTTTGACAGATAATGATCAAAAAAGAGTTAGTATGGTTAAATTTCTCAATGCTTTAATAGAAGCAGAAGGAATTAATCTCGATAATGAAACTACTGTCGATAGTAAAAAAAGAGGCAGAAGTGCTAATTTTCGCATTAATGTACAATCTAATGGTAATCTTTCGATCGGTAAGGCTTATACTGATAAAATGGGTTTAAAACCGGGAGATGAATTTGAGGTTGTATTGGGAAGAAAAAATATTCATCTCAGACAATTAAGCGATTAA
- a CDS encoding nitrate reductase associated protein: MKQFFEFEADFVASLRCIPMIVRFKLDTCGVKLKLHHWYNFNHLEKEVLINKPCETFTQIVEYRQYLRDLVYEKTKEYPKDLEILSNPEWLNIDIIPDTIQKKAKEFDYQLTLFQWQKLTPLQRFALIKLSRPSHENNNFLPALKEFELVS; the protein is encoded by the coding sequence ATGAAACAATTTTTTGAATTTGAAGCCGATTTTGTCGCTTCTCTGCGTTGTATCCCTATGATAGTGAGATTTAAATTAGATACTTGCGGAGTTAAATTAAAACTTCATCATTGGTACAATTTTAATCATCTCGAAAAAGAAGTGCTAATAAATAAACCCTGTGAAACTTTTACACAAATTGTTGAATATCGTCAATACTTAAGAGATTTAGTTTATGAAAAAACTAAAGAATATCCTAAAGATTTAGAAATATTATCTAATCCTGAATGGCTTAATATCGATATAATACCAGATACTATACAGAAAAAAGCTAAAGAATTTGATTATCAGTTAACCTTATTTCAATGGCAAAAACTAACACCTTTACAACGATTTGCTTTAATAAAATTAAGTCGCCCAAGTCATGAAAACAACAATTTTTTACCCGCTTTGAAAGAATTTGAGTTGGTTTCGTAA